AGATCCTGCTTCTCACCCTGCAATTCAAAAGCATTATGATCAGACTCAGACCCTGAAATTTCTTTGCACTTCAAGGAGAGATTAAATGGAAGATATGGGCGTACATGGGAGAGGACGTTGTGGGAGCGGAAGCTTTTCTCCAGCAGCGCCGCCTGCTCCCCGGTGAGCCGGAGCTTCTTCCTCGCGCGGCCGGCTGCGTCCCCTCCGTCGTCGTCCTCGTCGATGTCGCTGCCGCCGTGCACAGCCCTGGCCCTCTTGCCATGCTGCCTTGTACTACTGCCGCCTATCCACCTCTCCCCTTTCTTCCTTCCGATATTTCCCGCCACGTGACCCGCTTCCTCTGGCACCGGCGGCGGTTGGCTCCCGGCGCCGATCACGAGCGAAAGCCTAGTGTCGACGAGCTCC
This sequence is a window from Triticum aestivum cultivar Chinese Spring unplaced genomic scaffold, IWGSC CS RefSeq v2.1 scaffold255978, whole genome shotgun sequence. Protein-coding genes within it:
- the LOC123172755 gene encoding putative homeobox-leucine zipper protein HOX26; protein product: MSSLTTISSASKESMEVEELVDTRLSLVIGAGSQPPPVPEEAGHVAGNIGRKKGERWIGGSSTRQHGKRARAVHGGSDIDEDDDGGDAAGRARKKLRLTGEQAALLEKSFRSHNVLSHGEKQDLAGQLGLKPRQVEVWFQNRRARTKLKQTELDCELLRRWCERLSDDNARLRRELAETRAVLLVGGSQDSTLTGCPSCNRLAGGRRAA